In a genomic window of Longimicrobiales bacterium:
- a CDS encoding chorismate mutase encodes MSVSGGHGTSAELTRLREDIEAIDHELVRLLARRVRLARAVGAAKRAADLPTLDPAREAAVVRRAAELARESGLCEDDVRCIFWHLIGISRRAQMGE; translated from the coding sequence ATGAGCGTCTCCGGCGGCCATGGGACGTCCGCAGAACTGACGCGGCTGCGCGAGGACATCGAAGCCATCGACCACGAGCTCGTCCGGCTCCTCGCGCGACGGGTGCGTCTTGCACGAGCCGTCGGCGCGGCCAAGCGCGCCGCGGATCTGCCCACGCTCGATCCTGCCCGCGAGGCTGCCGTCGTGCGCCGCGCCGCCGAGCTGGCCCGCGAGAGCGGCCTCTGCGAGGACGATGTGCGCTGCATCTTCTGGCACCTGATCGGCATCTCCCGCCGTGCGCAGATGGGGGAGTGA
- the uppS gene encoding polyprenyl diphosphate synthase: MRQRALHVAIIMDGNGRWAAARARPRRAGHRAGARAVRRIVECAPAHGIGMLTLFAFSADNWKRPVGEVAALMRLFEAYLRGETARCVAEGVRVSVIGRRDRLGAGLLHAVQAAESATRECTRLHLRLAVDYSSRESILAGDRLPDVDLLIRTGGEQRLSDFLLWESAYAELFFTARQWPDYTAADLAQAVAEYDRRERRFGGLTEVRA; this comes from the coding sequence ATGAGGCAGAGAGCTTTGCATGTCGCGATCATCATGGACGGCAATGGCCGTTGGGCCGCCGCGCGCGCACGGCCCCGTCGCGCCGGCCACCGTGCCGGTGCACGGGCAGTCCGTCGCATCGTCGAGTGCGCCCCCGCGCATGGCATCGGCATGCTCACGCTGTTCGCGTTCTCCGCGGACAACTGGAAACGACCGGTGGGGGAGGTCGCTGCATTGATGAGGCTGTTCGAGGCGTACCTGCGGGGCGAGACGGCGCGGTGCGTGGCGGAGGGTGTTCGTGTGAGCGTGATCGGGCGACGCGACCGACTGGGCGCAGGACTGCTGCATGCGGTGCAGGCCGCCGAGAGCGCTACGCGCGAGTGCACGCGTCTCCATCTGCGCCTTGCGGTGGATTACTCCTCGCGCGAATCAATCCTTGCGGGCGATCGGTTGCCCGATGTGGACCTGCTGATCCGCACGGGAGGCGAGCAGCGGTTGAGCGACTTCCTGCTCTGGGAATCGGCGTACGCGGAGCTCTTCTTTACAGCGCGACAGTGGCCGGACTACACCGCCGCCGACCTCGCGCAGGCAGTAGCGGAGTATGACCGGCGGGAGAGGCGCTTCGGCGGCCTCACGGAGGTGCGCGCCTGA
- a CDS encoding PaaX family transcriptional regulator C-terminal domain-containing protein: MAPARPQDLVWTLFGEFLLHREGPVWVGSLVRLLEPLGVSEGHTRTVLSRMSAKGWLKVSREGRRAYYALSGRGRRLLEEGEARIHQPGPGGDWDGQWTLLAYSIPEELRPLRDRLRVRLSWLGFGSLGNGLWVSPHDVRERVRGVGEELGVTAHLQVFRGEYAGFSAPGSLVTQCWDLPAINVRYEAFVARYLNDYRDVARGDAPPQPRDAYVRRFELVHEYREFPLLDPYLPRALQPSDWAGECAHALFEAYRSLLSGPADEYLSTEAQRLTPSRRSAAH, translated from the coding sequence GTGGCACCTGCCAGACCGCAGGACCTGGTTTGGACCCTCTTCGGCGAGTTCCTCCTCCACCGGGAGGGACCTGTCTGGGTGGGGAGTCTGGTCCGACTGCTCGAGCCGCTCGGCGTGAGCGAGGGTCACACCCGCACCGTGCTGTCGCGGATGAGCGCCAAGGGCTGGCTGAAAGTCTCCCGGGAAGGCCGGCGGGCGTACTACGCTTTGAGCGGGCGCGGGCGGCGGCTGCTGGAGGAAGGCGAGGCGCGGATACACCAGCCGGGTCCGGGCGGGGACTGGGACGGTCAGTGGACGCTGCTCGCGTACTCGATCCCCGAAGAGCTGCGACCGCTGCGGGACCGGCTGCGGGTGCGGCTGTCGTGGCTGGGCTTCGGCTCGCTGGGTAACGGTCTCTGGGTGTCGCCACACGACGTACGCGAGCGTGTGCGCGGCGTCGGTGAGGAGCTGGGCGTAACCGCGCACCTGCAGGTGTTCCGGGGCGAGTACGCGGGGTTCTCCGCGCCCGGCAGTCTCGTGACCCAGTGCTGGGACCTGCCCGCGATCAACGTGCGTTACGAGGCCTTCGTCGCGCGCTATCTCAACGACTACAGGGATGTGGCGCGGGGCGACGCGCCGCCGCAGCCGCGTGATGCCTACGTGCGCCGTTTCGAGCTGGTGCACGAGTACCGCGAGTTTCCGCTGCTGGATCCCTACCTGCCTCGTGCGCTCCAGCCTTCGGACTGGGCGGGTGAGTGTGCGCACGCGCTGTTCGAGGCCTACCGGTCACTGCTGTCCGGCCCGGCCGATGAGTATCTGTCCACCGAGGCGCAGCGCCTGACGCCGTCGCGCCGTTCCGCCGCACACTGA
- a CDS encoding MaoC/PaaZ C-terminal domain-containing protein codes for MQGLHWDDFPADGHWRTGERLVTAEDIERFSELSGDINPLHRDDEYARAAGYEGRIAQGVLGTSIATGLVNRLGLTAGTLAALLGMSWRFERPLYPGTRVHVDLTVNALRATRRTDRGIVVLAALLADEAGSVYQRGELTLLVRRSESSREERQR; via the coding sequence ATGCAGGGGCTCCACTGGGACGACTTTCCGGCGGACGGACACTGGCGGACCGGCGAGCGGCTCGTCACGGCCGAGGACATCGAGCGGTTCAGCGAGCTGAGCGGCGACATCAACCCGCTGCACCGGGATGACGAGTATGCGCGGGCGGCCGGATACGAGGGGCGAATTGCGCAGGGGGTGCTCGGCACGTCCATCGCGACGGGCCTCGTCAACCGGCTGGGTCTGACCGCGGGTACGCTGGCCGCGCTGCTGGGTATGAGCTGGCGCTTCGAGCGGCCCCTCTATCCCGGGACGCGGGTGCACGTGGACCTGACGGTGAACGCGCTACGGGCAACGCGGCGTACGGACAGGGGAATCGTGGTGCTGGCGGCGCTGCTCGCGGACGAGGCGGGATCGGTCTACCAGCGAGGCGAGCTCACCCTGCTGGTGCGGAGGTCGGAGAGTAGCCGGGAGGAGCGGCAGCGTTGA
- a CDS encoding enoyl-CoA hydratase-related protein — MIATPVDTAVRVSDEAGVRRIALARPPLNVLTTAMLNQLADAVEQVALHADTKVIVVTGEGPRAFCAGVDVADHTPERVGDMMHAFSRAVLALLRTEMPVIAALNGAALGGGFEIALACDIVLAREGVSLGQPEIKLGVFPPVAAVLLPRLASRQAALDLILTGRSITCAEARTLGLVANTYPTDSFDADVAAYVHTLAGYSRPVLRLAKRAVTGGAEEPLLNALAAADRLYLDELMELDDPHEGLTAFAEKRAPVWRNS; from the coding sequence ATGATTGCGACCCCGGTCGACACGGCCGTGCGCGTGTCCGATGAGGCGGGTGTGCGCCGCATCGCACTCGCACGACCGCCGCTCAACGTGCTGACGACGGCCATGCTGAATCAGCTCGCGGACGCTGTCGAGCAGGTCGCGCTGCATGCGGACACGAAGGTGATCGTAGTGACCGGGGAAGGGCCGCGCGCCTTCTGCGCTGGTGTGGACGTGGCCGACCATACTCCGGAGCGCGTCGGTGACATGATGCACGCGTTCAGCCGTGCTGTCCTCGCGCTGCTGCGCACGGAGATGCCCGTGATCGCGGCACTCAACGGCGCTGCGCTCGGCGGCGGCTTCGAGATCGCACTCGCATGCGACATCGTGCTCGCACGCGAGGGGGTGTCGCTGGGACAGCCGGAGATCAAGCTCGGCGTGTTCCCGCCGGTTGCGGCCGTGCTGCTGCCACGGCTGGCCAGCCGGCAGGCTGCTCTCGATCTGATCCTCACCGGACGGTCCATCACGTGCGCCGAGGCACGCACGCTGGGGCTGGTCGCGAACACGTATCCGACGGACTCCTTCGACGCGGACGTCGCCGCCTACGTTCACACGCTCGCGGGCTACAGCCGGCCTGTGCTCCGGCTCGCGAAGCGCGCCGTGACGGGCGGCGCGGAAGAGCCACTGTTGAACGCGCTCGCCGCCGCCGACCGCCTCTACCTGGACGAGCTCATGGAGCTCGATGATCCCCACGAAGGACTGACTGCCTTCGCGGAGAAGCGTGCGCCGGTCTGGAGGAACTCATGA
- a CDS encoding 2-hydroxyacyl-CoA dehydratase: MSAVATAPLLDIDIHRPVSEVIAACREVVEDTDFPTVAHWRANGGRVLGHFQVYFPEELAHAAGMLPVKVRGAPVDRREADSRFGSYICSILRSSLEIAMSGRLNVDMFVTHPICDAARNLAGIWERNLTTPAQILYLPQNPNSAFSTEYLAAEYRRVLDDIEQVSGMSVDDSRLRASIDVFNENRRLMRELYAIKRDTPWLLPVDEAYVLVSIGGLIPREEHNDLLRALLPRIRERQARPQDRMRVVFEGGFCEQPPLDLLHAIAQFVYVVDDDLLIGLRWLTSDVGTDGDPIEALAHAYLEQSSYSPVQHDLRKPKEAMLLERIRGAAAEAAIIAAAKMCEPGLDEQVAYAHALDAAGVPYFVTEFEEHMTGFDHLQIQLETFVENLLFE, encoded by the coding sequence ATGAGCGCAGTCGCGACGGCCCCGCTGCTCGACATCGACATCCACCGTCCGGTGAGCGAAGTGATTGCCGCCTGCCGCGAGGTGGTCGAGGACACGGATTTCCCCACCGTCGCGCACTGGCGCGCAAATGGCGGCAGGGTGCTCGGTCACTTCCAGGTCTATTTCCCCGAGGAGCTGGCACACGCCGCCGGCATGCTGCCGGTCAAGGTGCGCGGCGCGCCGGTGGACCGTCGCGAGGCGGACTCCCGCTTCGGGTCCTACATCTGCTCGATCCTGCGCAGCTCGCTCGAGATCGCCATGAGCGGGCGTCTCAATGTAGACATGTTCGTGACGCATCCCATCTGCGATGCGGCACGCAACCTGGCGGGAATCTGGGAACGCAATCTCACGACGCCCGCCCAGATCCTGTATCTCCCGCAGAATCCCAACTCCGCATTCTCCACCGAATATCTGGCAGCGGAGTACCGGCGAGTCCTCGACGACATCGAGCAGGTGTCCGGCATGTCCGTCGATGATTCGCGCCTGCGTGCGTCCATTGACGTCTTCAACGAGAACCGCCGGCTCATGCGCGAGCTGTATGCGATCAAGCGCGATACGCCGTGGCTGCTTCCGGTGGACGAGGCGTATGTCCTCGTGTCGATCGGCGGCCTCATCCCGCGGGAGGAGCACAACGATCTGCTGCGCGCGCTGCTGCCCCGGATCCGCGAGCGCCAGGCCCGGCCGCAGGACCGTATGCGCGTGGTCTTCGAGGGGGGCTTCTGCGAGCAGCCGCCGCTCGACCTGCTGCACGCCATCGCGCAGTTCGTCTATGTGGTGGATGACGACCTGCTGATCGGACTCCGCTGGCTCACGTCCGATGTGGGCACGGACGGCGATCCCATCGAAGCGCTCGCGCACGCGTACCTCGAACAGTCCTCGTACAGCCCAGTGCAGCACGACCTGCGCAAGCCGAAGGAAGCGATGCTGCTCGAACGGATCCGCGGTGCTGCGGCCGAGGCCGCGATCATTGCGGCGGCCAAGATGTGCGAGCCCGGCCTCGACGAGCAGGTGGCGTACGCCCATGCGCTCGATGCGGCCGGCGTGCCGTACTTCGTGACGGAGTTCGAGGAGCACATGACCGGATTCGACCATCTGCAGATCCAGCTCGAGACGTTTGTCGAGAACCTCCTCTTCGAGTGA
- a CDS encoding enoyl-CoA hydratase-related protein — translation MGHFDTRRADSFDFHEVGYEKADWIATITIDRPHNFNAYSTSALEELTAAFRDAAFDDGVGVVVLTGAGTAAFCTGGDVKEYEADYIARPRDYWKYMQLFRGYIESIIGCGKPVIARLNGMAVGGGNESQMACDLGVMAEHAWIGQVGTRVGSVAAGGATQWLPLLIGDRRAREMLMLNGRIPARQCLEWGLVNRVVPSVVRDGVFIEGATAQQIRQAQKGEDGYAISLERLDAEVHEMAQALLQHFAECTRYTKQQVNFWKELAWHQTVGHAGDWLSVHYTSMEPWEGMSAFVQKRAPRYMELRQRAAGGGSSEFVWGPPAAGCPACGAEGLPASFEFCGACGSALETDVPAAAGAVRVAPADMPVAP, via the coding sequence ATGGGTCACTTCGATACGCGCAGGGCCGACTCGTTCGACTTCCATGAGGTCGGATATGAGAAGGCGGACTGGATTGCGACGATCACGATCGACCGTCCACACAACTTCAACGCTTACTCGACCTCGGCGCTCGAAGAGTTGACCGCAGCGTTCCGGGATGCCGCGTTCGACGATGGGGTGGGAGTAGTCGTACTGACGGGCGCCGGCACGGCCGCGTTCTGCACCGGCGGTGATGTGAAGGAGTACGAGGCGGATTACATCGCGCGGCCGCGGGACTACTGGAAGTACATGCAGCTGTTCCGCGGCTACATCGAGAGCATCATCGGTTGCGGCAAGCCGGTGATTGCGCGGCTGAACGGCATGGCGGTCGGGGGCGGCAACGAGTCGCAGATGGCGTGCGATCTCGGCGTGATGGCGGAGCACGCCTGGATCGGTCAGGTGGGAACGCGGGTGGGCAGTGTCGCGGCCGGAGGCGCAACGCAGTGGCTGCCGCTGCTGATCGGTGACCGGCGCGCGCGCGAGATGCTGATGCTGAACGGGCGTATTCCAGCGCGTCAGTGCCTCGAGTGGGGACTGGTGAACCGCGTGGTGCCGTCGGTGGTCAGGGACGGCGTGTTCATCGAGGGCGCGACGGCGCAGCAGATCCGGCAGGCGCAGAAGGGAGAGGACGGGTATGCGATCTCACTCGAGCGTCTGGACGCCGAGGTGCACGAGATGGCGCAGGCGCTGCTCCAGCACTTCGCCGAATGCACTCGCTATACGAAGCAGCAGGTGAATTTCTGGAAGGAGCTCGCCTGGCATCAGACGGTAGGCCATGCGGGCGACTGGCTGTCCGTGCACTACACGAGCATGGAACCGTGGGAGGGCATGAGCGCCTTCGTGCAGAAGCGAGCGCCGCGCTACATGGAGCTGCGACAGAGGGCGGCGGGCGGCGGTTCGAGCGAGTTCGTGTGGGGCCCGCCGGCCGCGGGTTGCCCGGCATGTGGTGCAGAGGGCCTGCCGGCCTCGTTCGAGTTCTGCGGTGCATGCGGCTCGGCGCTGGAGACTGATGTCCCCGCGGCGGCCGGGGCTGTGCGGGTCGCACCGGCCGACATGCCGGTCGCGCCATGA
- a CDS encoding 2-hydroxyacyl-CoA dehydratase family protein, protein MIEPTRSTIIGRGAEDGRRLFDTWFDELTSTSDQKRQAAYVFVMGSLTEVLRAFDMPVVFPEINSLQTAVKKAAAEYLNEAEDHGFSPDVCGYVKADYALQLRGGEHPRGRIPPPAVAVLTNACNTYLKWAEIWERLYGTPVITIDVPGSRSGARPERAAVRGFARDRRYVEQQLRELIVQLEGITGRRFDVDRLRETMEHTNAMGRAYRAVLAENRDTPAVFDAVLEGTTYLGVANALRGSAAGTAYFTDLLEEMRLRRTLGLGPVGRPPAEKHRLIFVGVPCYPIFSRFTRLFSDWGGIFVSSTYLWFASGGLNLDYEYDLADPIASLAEGLLLGVRSAVDSMLFHDRTLVRAIDEYGADGVVYHPVKSCRTVSTGLADSRRSVLAQRDVLALYIESDIMDQRVVSEAQLKNRIDAFFEGLDSRKLRAAAAPAVTV, encoded by the coding sequence ATGATTGAGCCCACCCGCAGCACGATCATTGGACGCGGCGCAGAGGACGGGCGCCGGCTGTTCGACACGTGGTTCGATGAGCTGACGAGCACGTCCGACCAGAAGCGACAGGCGGCGTACGTGTTCGTCATGGGCAGCCTCACGGAGGTCCTGCGCGCGTTCGACATGCCGGTGGTGTTCCCGGAGATCAACTCACTCCAGACGGCCGTGAAGAAGGCGGCGGCGGAATACCTGAACGAAGCCGAGGACCACGGCTTCTCGCCGGATGTATGCGGCTACGTCAAGGCGGATTATGCGCTGCAGCTGCGTGGCGGCGAGCATCCGCGTGGGCGCATCCCGCCACCGGCCGTTGCGGTGCTGACGAACGCGTGCAACACGTACCTGAAATGGGCGGAGATCTGGGAGCGGCTGTATGGCACGCCGGTCATTACGATCGACGTACCCGGGTCGCGCTCGGGCGCGCGGCCGGAGCGTGCGGCCGTACGGGGTTTCGCGCGCGACCGCCGGTACGTCGAGCAGCAGCTGCGCGAGCTGATCGTGCAGCTCGAGGGCATTACGGGCAGACGCTTCGATGTGGACCGGCTGCGCGAGACCATGGAGCACACCAACGCCATGGGACGCGCGTATCGGGCGGTGCTCGCCGAGAACCGCGACACACCCGCGGTGTTCGACGCCGTGCTCGAAGGCACGACCTATCTCGGCGTCGCCAACGCGCTGCGCGGATCCGCCGCCGGGACGGCGTATTTCACGGACCTGCTCGAGGAGATGCGCCTGCGTCGCACGCTCGGCCTCGGCCCCGTAGGCCGGCCGCCGGCCGAGAAACACCGCCTCATCTTCGTCGGCGTTCCATGCTATCCCATATTCTCGCGCTTCACCCGGCTGTTCTCCGACTGGGGCGGCATCTTCGTCAGCTCCACGTATCTGTGGTTCGCGTCCGGCGGCCTGAACCTCGACTACGAGTACGATCTGGCCGATCCGATCGCCAGTCTTGCCGAAGGCCTGCTGCTCGGAGTGCGCAGTGCAGTGGACAGCATGCTGTTCCATGACCGCACTCTGGTGCGCGCCATCGACGAGTACGGCGCCGACGGCGTCGTCTATCATCCGGTCAAGAGCTGTCGCACCGTATCCACCGGTCTGGCAGACAGCCGCCGGTCCGTGCTCGCCCAGCGCGACGTACTGGCCCTCTACATCGAGTCCGACATCATGGATCAGCGCGTCGTCTCCGAGGCGCAGCTGAAGAATCGCATCGATGCCTTCTTCGAGGGCCTCGACAGTCGCAAGCTGCGCGCGGCTGCCGCGCCAGCAGTCACGGTCTGA
- the aroF gene encoding 3-deoxy-7-phosphoheptulonate synthase, with amino-acid sequence MIIVTRAGVTDAELDHIRERIETLGMRTHVSRGEQRTIIGCIGEEARLQEVSLLSLPGVESVTPILKPFKLASREFVGRSSLVRAGDGHGAVIGGLELAIIAGPCSVEGAGMLRETAHAVRAAGAGMLRGGAFKPRTSPYAFQGLGEAALELLAEVRAETGLPVVTEVMDTRQVDRIAEHADVLQIGARNMQNFALLSEVGRVQRPVLLKRGLSATLRELLMAAEYVMAQGNHDVILCERGIRTFETATRNTFDAAAIPVLKSETHLPVIVDPSHAAGRADMVAPLAFAAIAAGADGLMIEVHPCPEEALSDGDQSLSIDGFAQLMARLRPFVEAAGRTLTPAPAGVAAA; translated from the coding sequence ATGATCATTGTCACACGCGCGGGTGTCACGGATGCTGAGCTGGATCACATCCGCGAGCGCATCGAGACGCTGGGCATGCGCACGCATGTCTCGCGAGGGGAGCAGCGCACCATCATCGGGTGCATCGGCGAGGAAGCTCGCCTCCAGGAGGTCTCGCTGCTCAGCCTGCCGGGGGTCGAGTCCGTCACGCCGATCCTGAAGCCGTTCAAGCTCGCGTCCCGCGAGTTCGTCGGTCGCTCGAGCCTGGTGCGCGCGGGAGATGGCCACGGCGCCGTGATCGGTGGATTGGAGCTGGCCATCATTGCGGGACCGTGCTCCGTCGAAGGCGCCGGGATGCTGCGGGAGACGGCGCACGCCGTCCGTGCTGCGGGTGCAGGTATGCTGCGCGGCGGCGCGTTCAAGCCGCGCACCTCACCGTACGCGTTCCAGGGTCTGGGAGAGGCAGCTCTGGAGCTGCTGGCCGAGGTGCGCGCCGAGACCGGACTGCCGGTGGTGACGGAGGTGATGGACACGCGTCAGGTGGATCGGATTGCGGAGCATGCTGACGTGCTGCAGATCGGCGCGCGCAACATGCAGAACTTCGCACTGCTGTCGGAGGTCGGTCGTGTCCAGCGGCCGGTCCTGCTCAAGCGCGGCCTGTCGGCAACGCTGCGCGAGCTGCTCATGGCGGCCGAGTACGTGATGGCCCAGGGCAATCACGATGTCATTCTGTGCGAACGCGGGATCCGGACGTTCGAAACGGCGACGCGCAACACGTTCGATGCGGCGGCCATCCCCGTGCTCAAGTCCGAGACGCATCTGCCCGTCATTGTCGATCCCAGCCATGCCGCAGGACGCGCGGACATGGTGGCGCCGCTCGCATTCGCAGCCATTGCTGCGGGCGCGGACGGGCTCATGATCGAGGTGCACCCATGCCCCGAAGAGGCTCTGTCCGACGGCGACCAGTCACTGTCGATCGACGGTTTCGCACAGCTCATGGCGCGGCTCCGTCCATTCGTCGAGGCGGCGGGGCGTACGCTGACGCCTGCGCCGGCGGGAGTTGCCGCGGCATGA
- a CDS encoding acyl-CoA dehydratase activase, whose product MRYTGGVDVGSTQTKAVVIDEDRRIVGRALIDTGAHVVAAAGDAFDRALKEAGVARSSVDFVIGTGYGRYKVEFGDAQVTEIACHARGAAEMFPLTRTVLDMGGQDTKAIRLGERGDVLDFCMNDKCAAGTGRFLQSAAAALELDLSELGPTALRGRRPVAISTTCTVFAESEVLSWLARGRRMEDILLGVHRSIAQRSFGLLRRVGIEEEIAFTGGVTRNEAMVAVLNELLGTTMRISEESHYMGALGAALFALERAQAGKHATQEAVS is encoded by the coding sequence ATGCGATACACCGGGGGCGTGGACGTTGGCTCCACGCAGACGAAGGCAGTCGTCATCGACGAGGACCGTCGCATCGTGGGCCGCGCGCTGATCGACACCGGCGCTCATGTCGTGGCGGCGGCCGGTGACGCGTTCGATCGAGCGCTGAAGGAGGCGGGTGTCGCGCGCAGCTCGGTGGACTTCGTGATCGGCACCGGCTATGGCCGCTACAAGGTGGAGTTCGGGGACGCGCAGGTGACCGAGATCGCATGTCACGCCCGGGGAGCGGCGGAGATGTTTCCGCTGACGCGCACCGTGCTCGACATGGGAGGGCAGGATACGAAAGCCATTCGGCTCGGCGAACGCGGCGATGTTCTCGACTTCTGCATGAATGACAAGTGCGCAGCAGGCACCGGCCGCTTCCTGCAGTCCGCGGCGGCTGCGCTGGAGCTGGACCTGTCGGAGCTCGGCCCGACGGCTCTGCGCGGCCGCCGTCCGGTCGCGATCAGCACCACGTGCACGGTGTTCGCCGAATCGGAGGTGCTGTCGTGGCTGGCGCGCGGCCGGCGCATGGAGGATATCCTGCTCGGCGTGCATCGCTCCATCGCGCAACGCTCCTTCGGCCTGCTTCGCCGTGTCGGCATCGAGGAGGAGATCGCATTCACCGGCGGCGTGACACGCAACGAAGCCATGGTCGCCGTGCTGAACGAGCTGCTCGGCACCACCATGCGAATCAGCGAGGAATCCCACTACATGGGCGCGCTCGGCGCAGCGCTCTTCGCGCTGGAACGGGCGCAGGCGGGCAAGCACGCAACACAGGAGGCCGTCTCATGA
- a CDS encoding prephenate dehydrogenase has product MDAIHSVGIVGLGLIGGSLARDLAACGIRVHGFDEDQASLRAALDARVVTTPLDADLENAEGLDAVILAVPVTAALGILERSAERLRRVPLITDVCSTKQTLQAAAARLGLAESFIGAHPLAGDHRCGWDSAREGLFHSATVYLCPGDATPPPALERLSALWRLIGAEPEIIDSTAHDRRLAFTSHLPQTVSTALVRVLANVGIPLGQLGPGGRDMTRLARSSPDVWTPIALDNADRLCEAILEIEVQLATVRNALAADDQRGVHAFFDTSPA; this is encoded by the coding sequence ATGGACGCGATTCACTCCGTCGGCATTGTCGGACTCGGCCTGATCGGCGGCTCGCTCGCGCGCGACCTGGCGGCGTGCGGAATCCGCGTGCACGGGTTCGACGAGGATCAGGCGTCACTCCGTGCCGCCCTCGACGCTCGCGTCGTCACCACGCCACTCGATGCCGACCTCGAGAATGCCGAAGGGCTCGATGCCGTTATTCTGGCGGTTCCGGTGACAGCGGCGCTCGGCATCCTGGAGCGCTCCGCGGAACGACTACGCCGGGTACCGCTCATTACCGATGTCTGCAGCACCAAGCAGACGTTGCAGGCTGCCGCGGCCCGGCTTGGACTCGCCGAATCCTTCATTGGTGCTCACCCTCTGGCCGGTGACCACCGGTGCGGCTGGGACTCCGCGCGCGAAGGCCTCTTTCATTCAGCGACCGTGTACCTGTGCCCGGGCGACGCTACGCCGCCGCCGGCCCTCGAGCGCCTGTCCGCGCTGTGGCGACTGATCGGCGCAGAGCCGGAGATCATCGATTCCACGGCGCACGATCGCCGCCTGGCCTTCACCAGTCACCTGCCGCAGACCGTGTCCACGGCCCTCGTCCGCGTGCTCGCTAACGTCGGGATACCGCTCGGTCAGCTCGGACCGGGTGGACGCGACATGACGCGACTCGCGCGCAGCTCGCCCGATGTATGGACCCCGATTGCGCTCGATAACGCCGATCGGTTGTGCGAAGCGATCCTGGAGATCGAGGTGCAGCTCGCGACGGTGCGCAACGCGCTCGCGGCCGACGATCAGCGCGGAGTACACGCATTCTTCGACACTTCTCCTGCCTGA
- a CDS encoding transcriptional regulator, whose protein sequence is MKRTKRGGRSNPVELDRIIHERVRLAIVSALAVNDSLTFNELKTLLDTSDGNLSVHARKLEDAGYLVCDKSFEGRMPRTEYRITPAGRRALKQYLDHMEALIRRVRES, encoded by the coding sequence ATGAAACGCACGAAGCGCGGCGGCCGCAGCAATCCCGTCGAGCTCGACCGCATCATACATGAGCGTGTGCGCCTGGCCATTGTCAGTGCACTCGCCGTCAATGACAGCCTGACGTTCAACGAGTTGAAGACACTCCTCGACACCTCGGACGGCAATCTCAGCGTGCACGCGCGCAAGCTGGAGGACGCCGGTTACCTGGTCTGTGACAAGTCGTTCGAGGGCCGCATGCCGCGTACGGAGTACCGGATCACGCCCGCCGGCCGTCGCGCCCTGAAGCAGTATCTCGACCACATGGAAGCGCTGATCCGGCGGGTGCGCGAATCGTGA